The DNA sequence ACATCGCGGAATGAGTTTTCAGTTAGTTTTGCCATTTCTGCAGTACGAGCGTTGGTTACAATGCATTCACCGCGAACAAAGGTTTTGTATAGTTCTACTGCTTTGGCACTACATGCCGATGATATACCACCGATGACACGGTCATTAGATACTAGTTCTTGTAAAACGTAGCCAGGTAAAACGCGCTCTGGACAGTGCGCAACCTTGATATCAGCTTGGTCGCCAACGTCCTGTGGGAAAGTTAAATCTGGACGCGCTTCTTTTAACCAGCCTGCTAGCTTTTCAGTTGCACCCACTGGTGAGGTGGATTCAAGGATGATTAAATTACCTTTTTCAATCACAGGTGCGATAGCTTTGGCTGCACTCTCGATGTAACTCAGGTCGGGACTGTGAGAGTCGTCACTACCGTGTTTGAATGGTGTTGGAACCGCTATCATAAATGCATCGGCCGGTTCGACTTGCGTTGTCGCTCTCAAATTACCTGTCGATACGACACTTTTAACGACTATGTCTAAATCAGGCTCTACGATGTGGATGTTACCAGCATTTATAGTATCAACCGCATGTTGGTTGATTTCGACACCAACTACTTTGATGCCACGAGAGGCAATAACGGCTGCTGTAGGTAAGCCAATGTATCCTAAGCCAATCACTGAAACGGTGTTAAATTCCATTCCCTAAGTTCCTATATCTAATACGTTTTATTATAATTTTTTGAGTAAGGTATCAACGATACGGCCACACGCTTGACCATCACCATATGGATTGTGCGCTCTTGCCATCGACTGGTAAAGTGCGTCATCATCAAGTAATGCAAAGGTTTCTGAGACAATTTTAGAAGTATCAGTACCCACTAGCTTCACAGTTCCCGCCTCTATCGCTTCTGGTCGTTCAGTGGTATCTCGCATCACTAATACAGGTTTGCCCAGAGATGGCGCTTCCTCTTGAACACCACCAGAATCCGTAATGATCAGATAACTTTGATTCATCAAATAAACAAACGGCAAGTAATCTTGTGGTTCGATAAGGACAATATTATCGTGTTTTGATAATAGGCGATTAACCGGTTCTCTGACATTAGGATTGAGATGCATCGGATAGACAATTTGTACGTCAGAGCGCTGGTCTGCAATATCCGCAAGTGCAGCGCAAATTCGCTCAAAACCACCACCAAAACTTTCTCG is a window from the Psychrosphaera ytuae genome containing:
- the wecC gene encoding UDP-N-acetyl-D-mannosamine dehydrogenase; amino-acid sequence: MEFNTVSVIGLGYIGLPTAAVIASRGIKVVGVEINQHAVDTINAGNIHIVEPDLDIVVKSVVSTGNLRATTQVEPADAFMIAVPTPFKHGSDDSHSPDLSYIESAAKAIAPVIEKGNLIILESTSPVGATEKLAGWLKEARPDLTFPQDVGDQADIKVAHCPERVLPGYVLQELVSNDRVIGGISSACSAKAVELYKTFVRGECIVTNARTAEMAKLTENSFRDVNIAFANELSTICDQLHINVWELIRLANRHPRVNILNPGPGVGGHCIAVDPWFIVDSCPEQAKLIKQARLVNDGKPYYVIDQIKQAADEFKKPVIACLGLAFKADIDDLRESPAVQIVEQLANDHVGELLAVEPNIKELPSSLSQKNIELVSLKQALEKANVIVVLVDHKEFKSADKSEFARKVVIDTRGIL